TGATATATGCATGGATAAGCTAAGATTTTCatgtgaagaaaacaaaaggcaacTCAATCTAAAATTGTGTAATTCAATTGAATGGatcaaaaaacatgaatatttgaTACCGTAGtcgttaaaaaaagaagaagagagatttaataatataatccTTATGTTTGTATCGATGTAATAACTTATTAGTTCATCTAGTTTTTCGAAAACTATAATTTAGTCATTTGTCTGTCTGTGATTGCCGATTCATTAAGAACTCTAATGGTTTCTTagccaaaatattattttttctaaggatttgcaaaaaattaaaaaaaccgattaaactgagaaaaaaaataaaaaaaaatgaataattaaaaaaaaccgatgaaaccatttaaaatatttcaaaaaatatttgattcagtttggtttcggtttcacaagcttgaaattgaaaaacctcAATTGAACCAAAccgatttaattaaaaaaaatataaaataatcgaaCAAAAACTAAGCTCGTCATAAAACCtattagaaagtaaaaaaaaaaaaaaaaaaaagctcaaaaaacaatataatttttatttttaatataaaataacaaaccgaaccaaaattgGTTGGTTGGAACCGATTTCGGTTCGGGTtcggttttagtttttatattttaaaaatttcagtttggttatttttaattataagtaaaaaccaaaccaaacaaaaaaataatgacctaattatttttgaagaaaaacaactaaatagTACTTGAAATTAAGTAAGCTTACCACACCAAGAGAAgccttaatttgtttaatttgacCAAGAGAGAATCTCACTGTGGTAAGAGCAATTGGTCGAAACTCAATTCCAATATCTCCCGATCGGATTGGAGACAGATCATCTTCAACTAAACTGCTCTTCATAAGGCTTCCTAAAAAATCAGACACGGTATTGAACAGCAAAGGGAAAATCTTGGGCACAGTCTTAAAGATGGTACGATGATCACCAGATGTGTCTACGCGTGGTTGGACAGAAGGCAATGTCAAGGGAAGAGAAGGGTTATCAGCTCTTTGTAGACATGAAAGAAGAGCCCCCATAAGAGAGTAACCATCTCCAATTGCATGGTGGATCTTGAATATTACAGTGCCTGCTGCATTACTTGTGgggtattttattaaatgaatttcCCATAAGGGTTGGCTTTGTGGAAGTTGTAACATTGATAGTTTTGATATGTAATCTTCAAAGTACTCGTCATAAAATTGTGGTGACATTTCTTCTGGGAAAATGGGGACATAAACATGGTCTTTGAGCTTTACTTCCAccttcttccatcttttttctcCATTCTCATCAATAAGCTGCATCCACACTTTCACTATTTGAATCAAAGATTACTCATCCAAAGAagacaaaaattaagaaacatatCTGCTATATCTCTTTCTACAGtataaaaaacagaattttaCTGAAAAAGATATAGTACTGCAGCATGTCTTCGAACAGACAAAAATGGAGCTTTTTCccgtaaagaagaaaaaagtaatgAGACACATGTTCATACACTTAACAGAGGACTcacgggggggggggggggggggagtgaGAGTACCATGATGGAAGAGAAACGTGGGTTGATGGGGAGAAAAACATCCCTGACCAAAGGGATTGTTTTTGAGTCATCAATGGGAACTTCAGTCTCCAAAACACCAAGAACGGAGAGGTTTAGAGCCAAGCTGTTGAAGTACTGTCCAGTAGGACTCACGGGCTCTAAAgcgtcttcttctttctccataccgttttcgttttgttttcaataactTTTGCTGTATATTTGAAGCCAATTAGGCTTTAGCCCTTCGGGTTCTTTATACTACGTAACTATTGTGGTTTGGCCCAAACTTTAATTCCTTAGACAGAGTAAATATTCAAATGCAGAAACGATCATCATCATTACAGCTGTTTGGAAATGCATTGCAAATAGTGTATGCGAAGATGCCAAATAATTgacataaatttcttttaaaataaaaataatattatttttatatattttcaaataaatataatttaaaaaataatgaatgataCATGTACCCACCACTCCCATAATTGTGAATGATTTGACAACATTTAACCCACCGCTCATGAAATTACACCTAATTGAGTTAATATGGACCAATCCCGATGTCTTAGGGCCCGCCCGGGATATTTGCAAACAGAACctaattaaatcttttgtttttatttgagttggatttaagaaaaattacaattacatgTAATTCGGGTTAATATGGACCTGCATTAAAATTTGGATCACAAGTTCATAAATATATGTAGTAATATATTCTTAAGAGTTATGGTGcggttattttttcactttatctTGATTGTTTTAGTTATggtgcaattatttttttattttatcttcgttcactacaagatttcacagttttaccgatgaaCACTTTTCATCAATGTGAGATTTAGACTCCGTCGGTAAATGTTTTACCAACCAAATCACATACGAAAAGTGTCTGTCAGCATCCCTTCCATTGGTAATCCCACATTCCATTGCTAACTCtgtctgtaaaaaaaaattttgctgATGGTTTTATAGACAGAAAATGCGcgcaaaaaaaaattcccgcTGGAAATATAACAAGGAATGTATTCCGTCAACGATGGTGGCATAttcagtaaaatatttttcagctcTCAGTAAAATGCTGGTGAACTCTATTCGTCTATGAACATGTCGGTTATTGTGGCTTTTTTAGTAAATATGTTTCAACTCTTTGTAAAATGTCGATGGatacattttgtttataaatcCATCGGtgggtatttttaaatttatttaaaaaaaattatttacaataaataatatataaattaatagtaaaaaaaaccattacacaaataaaattttattaaagataaaaataataataataaaaagttaaataatattcattacaaattgaatatgtttccaaaaaaatattaaattaacacaaTGATGAGGCTGGAGGAGGACAAAGAGGAGGCTGGTTGTTCTTGGGACCATATAACCAAAAAGGATATCACCACTCTGtgatgccatgttcatgaccatttggcgAAGTTGTTTATAATTCGCTGAGAGTTGCTCGTATTTCTCGGTGATATGAGCCGTGTTTTATTCATAATTCGCCGATAGTTGCTTATGTTTTTCGGAGAGATGAGCCATGTGTTGCTACAAgcccacgaactccttagattgggtgcTCGATATTGATTGAGAGCTCCCAATGATTGAGACACTACAGGCCGCCTGCAAGTTCTCGGACGTAGAGTTGGTGAGCCCGTATACTAACTTTTATCAGGTCCACCAGATGATcctacctccatccacaaatccggatcgaaatCCGGATGGCTAttatatctctccctcaactggctattataggtctccagaaaatgaaaaaagaaatcatcatattcactttaataaaaataaaaacttacaaaataaaatggttaaacgaacataccacaaagtgttgagcacggttgttaACAAACTATTGCACCCCCTTTTAGTAGTCTTGACTCCGCATGTGCATCTCTACAAACAACTCCATTAGGCTCGGCTTATGTCCAAGAGACGTAAcctgtaaggaaaaaaattaattaagtaacaacaaattatttaacgatatatttcatttaaattaaccttaccatccgtttcgcatgtgcagcaaacaaaGTGGAGCCGCCAGTGTATGTTGTCGTCAAACCATGAATTTGTCGGTTTCGGTTGCTAGCACCAGACTGCGAGCATCGTGTAAACTGCTCAGATGTCACATGCTCAATATATTGTGACCATATATCTGCCGAGATGTATagcggtttgaaatccctccaaaccgtcACATCGTTCTAGCCTTGAAGACCGTTATCtctcacgttttttttttttgccttattttgtgcttcataccaaaaatcacgcaacttACTTTCATAGtgagaaattagattttgaacatttttttttaaattatcatattgTTTTCGATGAACCTAGTTGCTGTGTGATTTTTCCACACCTTCCTCACAACATTGTCAAGTGTGTTGTCCCACTCGAATTTGTgttgtgtataaataatttatttaaaataaaaataataatttatttacaattatattaataatttattaaaaataagttggaaattagaaattaacaccaacctcaattttgtcaaaccatgcatccatatttggtatccattcaggatgtcagGATAAACTAACTCATTTGAAATAATAGAATCTCTATCAATGATTTAAATgtcgatgatattactcggtcggcctcaatgtttgtgaatctaaaaataaaataaattaatgaaatattgattagttgttcataaattatgttataattaaaacaaaaaaataaaactgaaacaaacttacattgaaaggccGTCCTTCCAATGTGCCTCGTACTTGTGGGTGAATTAATTCTGCTATGAAGGCACATCGCCTCTACGCTATGAAACTGTGTTGGAAGAGGTAGCATTGGTAGACGGCacaggtgcctcttcttgattgACACTTAAGGACATGTCATCCTcgctgctagaagaactagctgTGACCCTATATGAGTGATGAGTTATTGATTTCGGTCTATGCATCTACACAATTTTATACGAATcattacataattaaattcgattgttaaaaaaaatttggcagCATCTCCCTTATACTGGAGATTACCCAAAATTTTCAAACCTGTAAATATTGACAATAGCCATAAACAATTGACCCCATTCAAAAATCTTGTATATAACCTAACATCtatacaaataacaattaaaattaatggaaataattaaacacatatcatgcaataatagagtaaaattgagataaaataattaaatttattcctctatattcaattactaattacaTGGTAAATTccacaataacaattaaaattcaacaaagtattcaattattatagcaatacaaacaataaaatatattgaacaaatcaaaaaaaaaaaaaactatagactttaaggaatgaaaaatgcttactttaataatgtgtttatttcaagactttatctacattataaaaatacactaaaaccaaaaacacaacaaaaataacaatagctaaaacaaagaaaatataaaaaaaataaaatcaacaataacaataaaaattcaaaaagtattcaattattatggcaatacaaacaataaaatatattgaacaaattaaaaaaaaaaaaactataaactttaggaatgaaaaatgcttaccttaataatgtatttattttcaagactttatctacattataaaaaacacaccaaaaaaaaaatgaatgaaatcaAAAATGTGTATCAGCTTTTGCATGAATATTTGTATTATTCATGATTTCTCGCCATATTTGAAGCAGCCTTTATTATGCCAACATGAATGAAATCCTCATTCTGAGGAAGTAGAAATCAACAAAGCCAAAGACTCAAGTAGGCAACAAGTTTTAACTCCTTGCAATCTTCAGGTGCCCAATCAAAGTCTAAGAGAGTGAATGGATCTTCTATTCGTGTAGATCCTTTTAGGTGCCTTGTATGATAAGAGATATCTTCAAAATGTCTTTTTATATCATGAGACTCTTTTTGCTTCCCACGTGCATCACATTTTGGCTTTGCAATACATTTGTACTCTAGTGACAAATAAGGATTCGACATGAATgattcataatcaaacaaaaaattaggcCACATGATAGACTCTATCAGAATTCTTTATTTCTCGTGCGATCAAAGCAAAAGCTCAGAATAAATAAAGGTAAGTCCTAAGCAATGAAGACTCGCCTTCAACATACAAGAACTCTTTAAAACTGGGGACAGCCTCTTCATAGTACTCTCTCAAACTAGATAAGCTAGTGATGTTGCATATTTCCCAAATTGAAATCCCAATTTCACCCTTTAAAATCAAGAAGGTGTTCTTAACAGGACACCAAGTCTCTATCAATGCATGATACATATTATTCGGACGATGATATATAATCAAAAGAGGCTGAATGAACTGCATATGCcaatttgttgttctttttcttcaacaacACCTGGTAGGCTTCTATAGACCAGTCACAAAATCCTCTAAGTTACTGGATTCCTTCTTGTGAATCAAGTTTATTTCCCCACATaacttttcttttgttgataAAGTTTGCAACATAAGCCTGTAGAGCATCCTGCTCATTATTATGGTGGGAAGGAAAACATAAAGATGGTTGATGATCTGACACAATAACATCACTAGACACCATTTGTTTCTTCGTTGGATACACACGAATGGtcttcatatttaattttgaaaatggaGTTATCCCTTTGACATCGCAAGAACCTGTCATGAGCTTATGTACCGCAAGTCTAAGCTACACCATTTTGCTAGTATGATGGTATTTCACATCAATTCCTGAAAagtaaatgtattttttcatttgGCTAAAATCTTTAGCATCAACAATCCATCCATTAAATGGATGCGAATGATTAATGACAATCTTAGACTTTACTTTGGGTAGAAGCCattcctacaaaaaaaaaaaaagggtaaaatttttattttgaaagtccAGAGCAATACTTACCAACCATTTGTTTTATTCAAGTGTACTTAAAGCTCCAAGATTTCAAAGATCCTTCAAAAGGATTCACCAAAGTTCAAGtcccactacaagatttaacagttttaccgacagaatttttccgtcggcgtaAGAGACATATTAtgtcggtaattaatttaccaacaaaatcacAGACGGAAAATG
This DNA window, taken from Populus alba chromosome 17, ASM523922v2, whole genome shotgun sequence, encodes the following:
- the LOC118060432 gene encoding wax ester synthase/diacylglycerol acyltransferase 4 yields the protein MEKEEDALEPVSPTGQYFNSLALNLSVLGVLETEVPIDDSKTIPLVRDVFLPINPRFSSIMLIDENGEKRWKKVEVKLKDHVYVPIFPEEMSPQFYDEYFEDYISKLSMLQLPQSQPLWEIHLIKYPTSNAAGTVIFKIHHAIGDGYSLMGALLSCLQRADNPSLPLTLPSVQPRVDTSGDHRTIFKTVPKIFPLLFNTVSDFLGSLMKSSLVEDDLSPIRSGDIGIEFRPIALTTVRFSLGQIKQIKASLGVTINDVITGAIFLGTRLYMQEMSKGSSDHPNCTALVLLNTRMFRSYQSIEEMVKPKAESPWGNHFAFLHVQLPELVASTELNPIEFVRKAQQIIKRKRSSWAVHLTAAFVEIVKKLKGHEVAAQCIHKTLLNASMAITNMIGPVEKMSLANHPIKGMYFAVFGNPQSLTITIVSYMDELRVTVGAEKGFIDVQKLKSYIEEAFQMIIKSAACEIQQMQ